In one window of Kosmotoga pacifica DNA:
- the atpA gene encoding F0F1 ATP synthase subunit alpha, translating into MKISPSEITRIIETQIKDMDKEIDYFESGKVIQVGDGIARAYGLKSVMSSELVAFENGVYGMALNLEEDNVGIVILGDYKEIKEGDLVKRTGRIMQIPVGEALLGRVVNPLGIPIDGKDPIDTKEFRPVEVKAPGVVLRKPVDTPLQTGIKAIDSMIPIGRGQRELIIGDRQTGKTAIAIDTIINQKGQGVYCIYVAIGQKSAALAKIIDKLNETGAMEYTTIVAASASDPATLAYLAPYAGAAMAEYFMYNGKDALVIYDDLSKHAAAYRELSLLLRRPPGREAYPGDVFYLHSRLLERAARLNEEHGGGSFTALPIIETLANDVSAYIPTNVISITDGQIYLDPNLFYAGNRPAINVGLSVSRVGGSAQIKAMKKIAGSLRLYLAQYRELLTFAQFATDLDQATQRQLIRGEKLTELLKQVQYTPMPVEEQIAVLYAGTKGFLDDIPTERVLAFEKALLQNLKEKHPDILIEIREGKDLTDEIEKALTAAIEEVKESFLS; encoded by the coding sequence GTGAAAATCAGTCCCTCAGAGATCACCAGGATAATAGAGACTCAGATCAAAGATATGGATAAAGAAATAGACTATTTTGAATCCGGAAAGGTTATACAGGTTGGTGATGGTATCGCACGTGCTTACGGGCTTAAAAGCGTCATGTCGAGCGAATTAGTGGCCTTTGAAAATGGCGTTTACGGTATGGCCCTTAACCTCGAAGAGGACAACGTAGGTATCGTCATTCTCGGTGATTATAAAGAGATAAAAGAAGGGGATCTCGTTAAGAGAACAGGCCGGATCATGCAGATCCCTGTCGGTGAAGCTTTGCTTGGCAGGGTTGTAAATCCCCTTGGAATACCTATCGATGGTAAAGACCCAATCGATACAAAGGAGTTCAGACCTGTTGAAGTCAAAGCTCCCGGTGTTGTCCTCAGAAAACCTGTTGATACACCTCTTCAAACAGGTATTAAAGCGATCGATTCCATGATACCCATAGGAAGGGGTCAAAGAGAACTGATAATTGGTGACAGACAAACTGGGAAGACTGCAATAGCTATCGATACCATCATTAACCAGAAAGGCCAGGGTGTATACTGTATTTACGTTGCCATAGGACAGAAATCAGCGGCGCTGGCAAAGATAATTGATAAACTCAATGAAACAGGTGCGATGGAATATACCACCATCGTTGCAGCATCTGCCAGCGACCCGGCAACCCTTGCTTACCTTGCGCCTTATGCGGGTGCTGCAATGGCAGAATACTTCATGTACAACGGAAAAGATGCCCTGGTTATATATGATGACCTCTCAAAACACGCCGCTGCGTACAGAGAACTCTCATTGCTTTTGAGAAGACCACCTGGGCGAGAGGCTTATCCCGGGGATGTCTTTTATCTGCACTCCAGATTGCTTGAAAGAGCAGCAAGACTTAATGAAGAGCACGGTGGAGGTTCATTCACAGCCTTACCGATTATAGAAACTCTTGCAAATGATGTCAGTGCGTACATCCCCACAAACGTTATATCTATCACTGACGGCCAGATATACCTTGACCCGAATCTTTTCTATGCGGGCAATCGACCGGCTATCAACGTTGGACTTTCTGTTTCGAGAGTCGGTGGTTCTGCACAAATAAAGGCTATGAAAAAAATCGCCGGGAGTCTCAGGCTCTATCTCGCTCAGTACAGAGAATTACTAACCTTTGCCCAGTTCGCTACTGACCTCGATCAGGCGACTCAAAGGCAGTTGATCAGGGGTGAGAAGCTGACAGAGCTTCTTAAACAGGTTCAATATACGCCAATGCCTGTTGAGGAACAAATAGCCGTGCTTTACGCAGGAACAAAGGGATTTCTCGACGACATACCCACCGAGAGGGTTTTAGCCTTCGAAAAGGCTCTATTGCAGAATTTGAAGGAAAAACATCCGGATATACTGATTGAAATCAGGGAGGGAAAAGATCTCACAGACGAAATCGAAAAGGCTCTTACCGCAGCAATTGAAGAGGTAAAAGAGTCCTTCCTAAGCTGA
- the atpH gene encoding ATP synthase F1 subunit delta — MKYSPTVAFRYARALFLCSGKKNGDEIVDALRTATELIGKPEVSEILLDPTLPRKKASEMLLKFLGEVPEIFSRFITVLGEKRRLEYLPYIFTSYVNLLAEARGEIDVEVETALELTGEEYKRLRKYILAKTGREPSFKVKVVPELIAGLILKYEDKVVDMSVLGRLKRIKQGASS, encoded by the coding sequence ATGAAGTATTCGCCCACGGTCGCATTTAGATACGCTAGGGCGCTTTTTTTGTGTTCTGGTAAAAAAAACGGTGATGAAATTGTTGACGCCTTAAGAACAGCTACCGAGCTTATTGGGAAGCCCGAGGTAAGTGAAATACTGCTTGACCCAACACTTCCCAGAAAAAAGGCATCGGAGATGCTGTTGAAGTTCCTCGGCGAAGTGCCGGAAATATTCAGCCGGTTTATTACGGTTCTAGGAGAAAAACGAAGACTTGAATACTTACCCTATATATTTACGAGCTATGTTAATCTCCTTGCCGAGGCAAGGGGTGAAATAGATGTTGAAGTAGAAACGGCCCTCGAACTTACGGGTGAAGAATACAAAAGATTGAGGAAGTATATACTCGCTAAAACCGGAAGAGAACCCAGTTTTAAAGTAAAGGTAGTACCTGAACTCATTGCAGGCCTTATTTTGAAGTATGAAGATAAAGTTGTAGATATGAGCGTGCTGGGAAGACTCAAAAGAATCAAACAAGGTGCAAGCAGTTAA
- the atpF gene encoding F0F1 ATP synthase subunit B, with translation MIELNLTSLIQLLNFLVLFFVLKKLLFDRFFDIVGKRQEMIKNEIEKAEKLRLEAEEYREKHREELETAHEKASQIIASAEKQAEKIINEAKEKAKTEAARIIAAAEVQIAQEREQAVKEIQGIVMTAAVEMALRILGKEMNEEARRQYTRKLMESLGDER, from the coding sequence ATGATAGAACTTAACCTTACATCGCTCATACAACTCCTGAACTTCCTGGTCCTTTTCTTTGTATTGAAGAAACTTCTTTTTGATAGATTCTTTGATATAGTCGGGAAAAGGCAGGAAATGATTAAGAACGAAATAGAAAAAGCCGAGAAGTTAAGGCTGGAAGCCGAGGAATACAGAGAAAAGCACCGCGAAGAACTCGAAACAGCACATGAGAAAGCTTCTCAGATTATAGCAAGTGCTGAAAAGCAAGCAGAAAAGATTATAAACGAAGCCAAAGAAAAGGCAAAGACGGAAGCAGCTCGAATCATTGCTGCTGCTGAGGTCCAGATTGCTCAGGAAAGAGAACAAGCTGTAAAAGAAATACAGGGAATTGTTATGACTGCGGCTGTTGAAATGGCTCTCAGGATACTCGGAAAAGAAATGAATGAGGAAGCACGAAGGCAATACACGAGGAAGCTAATGGAGAGTCTGGGTGATGAGAGATGA
- a CDS encoding F0F1 ATP synthase subunit C, which yields MELGDALVQLGKFIGAGLAMGIGAIGPGVGEGNIGAKAMEAMARQPELIGTLTTRMLLAMAVTESTGLYSLVIAFMILLVG from the coding sequence ATGGAACTTGGAGATGCATTGGTACAGCTTGGAAAATTCATTGGCGCTGGACTGGCAATGGGTATTGGAGCTATTGGTCCGGGTGTCGGTGAAGGTAACATTGGTGCCAAGGCAATGGAAGCAATGGCAAGGCAGCCAGAACTTATTGGAACTCTCACCACAAGAATGTTGCTCGCAATGGCCGTTACTGAGTCAACAGGGCTTTACTCACTGGTCATCGCATTCATGATACTGCTGGTGGGTTAA
- the atpB gene encoding F0F1 ATP synthase subunit A, with protein sequence MKIQLTKSDKVFLGIIVAGYIAIFTYIIVTGYQFPKLDESVGQRWIYQLPFGTPPLNRVNPMTVFMSWAIMVGLIAFASSIKVFTIIPGKKQSLIEMLLDYILDLTKDAVPKEEFVRPTFNIAATLFLFIFVSNIISGIPGIQAVPRNNGVIFTIFEDTWYTPTSDLNTNATFAVMVLIISHVFAIKAKGFGQWVKGFFEPNPIMFPMNVIGELAKPVSHSLRLFGNIMGGGLLVLIISYLVKYFLMPTFLWGFFGIFVGSIQALVFTILAIAYIGSVIE encoded by the coding sequence GTGAAAATACAGCTCACTAAATCTGATAAAGTATTTCTGGGAATCATTGTTGCAGGTTACATTGCAATTTTCACCTATATCATCGTCACGGGCTACCAGTTTCCAAAACTCGATGAAAGTGTGGGACAGAGATGGATCTACCAGCTCCCTTTTGGTACCCCACCGTTGAACAGAGTAAACCCGATGACTGTGTTTATGAGCTGGGCTATTATGGTGGGTTTGATAGCTTTTGCCTCTTCAATAAAGGTTTTTACAATCATCCCCGGGAAAAAGCAAAGTTTGATTGAAATGCTTCTCGACTATATTCTGGATTTGACCAAAGACGCGGTTCCAAAAGAAGAATTCGTACGTCCTACGTTTAATATCGCTGCGACTCTTTTTCTGTTTATATTTGTTTCGAATATAATAAGTGGTATTCCTGGAATTCAAGCTGTTCCAAGAAACAATGGGGTAATCTTTACGATATTTGAAGACACGTGGTACACACCAACTTCTGATCTGAATACGAACGCTACTTTTGCGGTGATGGTGCTGATAATCAGCCATGTTTTTGCGATAAAGGCCAAAGGATTTGGACAGTGGGTAAAAGGTTTTTTCGAACCCAATCCCATCATGTTTCCCATGAATGTTATCGGTGAGCTTGCAAAACCTGTTTCCCACTCACTAAGGCTTTTTGGAAATATCATGGGTGGGGGATTGTTGGTTCTAATCATCAGTTACCTCGTTAAATACTTTCTGATGCCCACATTCCTCTGGGGATTTTTCGGGATTTTTGTAGGTAGTATTCAGGCACTCGTGTTTACTATCCTCGCAATTGCTTATATAGGTTCTGTAATAGAATAA
- a CDS encoding ATP synthase subunit I has translation MKEITRVAIKETVALMILALVELVLFFPFMNEDVLGILYGTAFSITGWWLMVKDVKVLEKRGALFRFGFLLRYFLYAIGLGTAMIYGKVFFFGAVLGLLNLKFSLFIFGRWLSENTAH, from the coding sequence ATGAAAGAAATAACAAGAGTGGCGATAAAAGAAACGGTGGCTCTGATGATTCTTGCTCTAGTTGAACTGGTATTGTTTTTTCCATTTATGAACGAAGATGTGCTTGGAATCCTTTATGGAACGGCGTTTTCGATTACTGGCTGGTGGCTGATGGTGAAGGATGTAAAAGTTCTGGAAAAAAGAGGGGCTTTATTTAGATTTGGTTTCCTGTTAAGATATTTTCTGTATGCGATTGGATTGGGTACAGCTATGATTTACGGAAAAGTGTTTTTTTTCGGAGCGGTTTTGGGGCTGCTCAACCTTAAGTTTTCGCTTTTCATTTTTGGGAGGTGGTTGAGTGAAAATACAGCTCACTAA
- a CDS encoding AtpZ/AtpI family protein: protein MKEKKFGFKQFGMLNMVFQFGIVVISNVFVGGLIGYLLVKYANLGKIWLVLFFMLGIFSGLYQGIRYLLKEAEKYERNNKSGDKRNGGSDDSCSS, encoded by the coding sequence ATGAAGGAAAAGAAATTTGGTTTTAAACAGTTTGGTATGTTGAACATGGTTTTCCAGTTCGGGATTGTGGTCATATCCAATGTTTTTGTCGGTGGATTGATAGGATACTTGTTGGTAAAATACGCAAATCTAGGAAAAATCTGGCTCGTCCTTTTTTTTATGCTCGGAATCTTTTCGGGACTGTATCAGGGAATCAGATATTTGCTGAAAGAAGCTGAAAAGTATGAAAGAAATAACAAGAGTGGCGATAAAAGAAACGGTGGCTCTGATGATTCTTGCTCTAGTTGA
- the polA gene encoding DNA polymerase I, translating into MANRLFLFDGTAIVYRAYFAIDVSLTNSKGEPTNALFGTARMLAKFIKEKMQDGDYALFAFDRKEATHRHKMFDEYKATRKEMPDALVSQLPWIPEMVEGFGIKFLSIPGLEADDIIATAATKFKDRVNEVIIVSGDKDILQLIDDGVKVLRFVTGLTDFQEYDEKKVVEVFGFPPSKLHDYLTLVGDNSDNIPGVKGIGEKTAKDLLKKYGSIENIYSNIRQLSPALRRKLVDGKQSMELSKKLIKLVVDADLKVSLDELKYTGPDKEKLREVFMNMEFASLIKEFGLYSNAMEERKNGEQEYKLISSDEELRTFWEMLRKSSFVSIDFETTSLDPHQAEIVGISFSFEEGKGYYLPVGHENAEWQPERETVISTLKEILTHPGLKIVGQNLKFDYEIMKKHGINPVVPHFDTMVGAYLLNPDSKRFNLDDLALKYLGYRTQSFEELMKINRLGDDFSKIPPVEAARYSIEDADIALRLYRVLSTKLYETGLDRVMEDIEMKLIPVLADLELNGIYIDADRLYELSKQYQKKLDILLSELFELAGENFNPNSPSQVAKILFGKLGLTPPKKTKQGAYSTSAQVLESIADEHPVVEKLLEYRKYQKLKSTYLDTLPKLINPITGRIHASFHQTGTGTGRLSSSNPNVQNLPIKDEAGKEIRRCIVPQRKGWKIVSADYSQIELRVLAHCSGDEQLIEAFKHEEDIHALTASRLYGITVDSVTEEMRKVGKMVNFAIIYGVSSYGLARRLKIPSKIAENMISNYFNAYPGVRKYIHETIEGAKAKGYVTTLFGRRREIPHFRTKNKTRIQEGERIAINTPIQGTAADIMKLAMIRVDELVKEAGLKGFAILQVHDELVFEVPETEVKKICDILHKGMTEILELRVPLKVDISVANYWA; encoded by the coding sequence ATGGCTAACAGACTTTTCCTTTTTGACGGTACTGCTATTGTTTACAGGGCATATTTTGCTATTGATGTTTCACTGACAAATTCAAAGGGTGAGCCTACCAACGCTCTCTTCGGAACGGCGAGAATGCTGGCAAAATTCATCAAAGAGAAAATGCAAGATGGAGATTACGCTCTCTTTGCTTTCGACAGAAAAGAGGCAACTCACAGACATAAGATGTTTGATGAATATAAAGCCACGCGAAAGGAAATGCCGGATGCACTCGTCTCCCAACTTCCGTGGATTCCTGAAATGGTAGAAGGCTTTGGAATAAAGTTCCTCTCCATCCCCGGCCTTGAAGCGGATGACATAATCGCAACCGCAGCCACGAAGTTCAAAGATAGAGTTAATGAAGTCATTATAGTTTCGGGTGATAAAGATATCCTCCAGCTTATAGACGATGGGGTTAAAGTGTTGCGCTTTGTAACGGGCCTTACAGACTTTCAGGAATATGATGAGAAGAAGGTTGTTGAGGTGTTTGGATTTCCTCCTTCCAAATTACACGACTATCTCACCCTGGTCGGTGATAACTCGGATAATATACCCGGAGTAAAAGGAATAGGTGAAAAGACAGCCAAAGATCTTCTGAAAAAATACGGCTCAATAGAAAACATCTATTCCAATATCAGACAATTATCTCCTGCTTTAAGGAGAAAGCTGGTAGATGGTAAGCAATCGATGGAGCTTTCAAAAAAGCTCATAAAACTCGTAGTAGATGCTGATCTGAAGGTATCACTTGACGAACTAAAATATACCGGACCGGATAAGGAAAAACTCCGGGAAGTTTTCATGAATATGGAATTTGCCTCTTTGATCAAAGAATTTGGACTGTATTCTAATGCGATGGAGGAGAGAAAAAACGGAGAACAAGAGTACAAATTGATTTCCTCGGATGAAGAACTTCGGACTTTTTGGGAAATGTTGCGGAAAAGTTCCTTCGTTTCTATTGACTTTGAGACGACATCTCTTGACCCACATCAGGCCGAAATTGTTGGAATATCTTTTTCTTTTGAAGAAGGGAAAGGATATTATCTCCCCGTGGGGCACGAGAATGCGGAATGGCAACCTGAACGTGAAACTGTTATATCAACCTTGAAAGAGATACTGACGCACCCGGGCTTGAAAATTGTGGGACAGAACCTCAAATTCGATTATGAGATAATGAAAAAGCATGGTATTAATCCCGTAGTTCCTCATTTTGATACGATGGTCGGGGCATATCTGCTCAACCCGGATTCAAAACGGTTCAATCTTGATGACCTCGCTTTAAAGTATCTGGGATATAGGACGCAATCCTTCGAAGAACTTATGAAAATAAATCGGCTCGGGGACGACTTCTCAAAAATCCCGCCAGTGGAAGCTGCTCGTTACTCTATCGAAGACGCCGACATAGCTTTGCGGCTCTACAGGGTTTTGTCAACAAAGTTATACGAAACAGGTCTCGATAGGGTTATGGAAGATATCGAAATGAAGCTTATTCCGGTTCTTGCAGACTTAGAACTTAATGGTATTTATATTGACGCTGACAGACTCTATGAACTTTCAAAGCAGTATCAAAAAAAGCTAGATATTCTCCTGAGTGAGTTGTTTGAGCTTGCAGGAGAAAACTTCAATCCCAATTCTCCTTCTCAAGTAGCCAAGATACTCTTCGGAAAGCTAGGCCTTACACCTCCTAAGAAAACAAAGCAGGGAGCATATTCCACGAGTGCGCAGGTACTCGAGTCTATTGCTGATGAACATCCCGTGGTTGAGAAGCTCCTTGAGTACAGAAAGTACCAAAAATTGAAATCCACTTACCTCGATACGCTTCCGAAGTTGATTAACCCCATTACAGGTCGGATACACGCTAGCTTTCATCAAACAGGGACAGGCACCGGTAGGTTGTCGAGCAGTAATCCCAACGTTCAGAATCTGCCAATAAAAGATGAAGCCGGTAAAGAGATCAGGCGTTGCATAGTCCCGCAAAGAAAAGGATGGAAGATCGTTAGCGCTGATTACTCTCAGATAGAACTCAGGGTTCTCGCACATTGCAGCGGCGACGAACAACTCATTGAAGCCTTCAAGCACGAAGAAGATATACATGCTCTTACAGCTTCGAGACTCTATGGTATAACTGTAGATTCTGTAACTGAAGAAATGAGGAAAGTAGGTAAGATGGTAAATTTTGCCATCATATATGGTGTTTCTTCCTATGGCCTCGCAAGAAGGCTAAAAATACCGTCGAAAATCGCCGAAAATATGATCTCTAATTATTTTAACGCTTATCCAGGTGTAAGAAAATATATACATGAAACCATTGAAGGAGCCAAAGCAAAGGGCTATGTAACCACTCTTTTCGGTAGGAGAAGGGAGATACCGCACTTTCGTACAAAAAATAAGACACGCATACAGGAAGGAGAGAGGATCGCCATTAATACACCCATACAGGGAACCGCTGCTGATATCATGAAACTCGCAATGATTAGAGTAGATGAACTTGTCAAAGAAGCGGGACTTAAAGGGTTTGCAATCTTACAGGTACACGACGAACTTGTTTTTGAAGTTCCAGAAACAGAAGTCAAAAAAATCTGTGATATACTCCATAAGGGTATGACTGAAATCCTCGAACTGAGAGTCCCTTTGAAAGTGGATATCAGTGTCGCTAACTATTGGGCGTGA
- a CDS encoding carboxymuconolactone decarboxylase family protein, whose amino-acid sequence MDKIKEFREFREKMNKRILETGDINTKRFFSLDSAVYREGILDSKTKELLGLVASMVLRCDDCVTYHVLQCKSLGVTRAEFMEAFNIALVVGGSIVIPHFRRAVALLDELEGED is encoded by the coding sequence ATGGATAAGATCAAAGAGTTCAGAGAATTCAGAGAAAAAATGAACAAAAGGATTCTGGAAACAGGCGATATCAACACAAAGAGATTCTTTTCGCTCGATTCAGCCGTGTACAGGGAAGGTATCCTTGACTCCAAGACGAAAGAATTACTAGGTCTTGTTGCGTCCATGGTGTTGAGATGCGATGATTGCGTTACATATCACGTTCTGCAGTGTAAATCTCTCGGAGTCACCAGGGCTGAATTTATGGAAGCCTTCAACATCGCGCTGGTGGTGGGAGGTTCAATAGTTATACCTCACTTTAGACGAGCAGTTGCTCTCCTTGATGAGTTAGAAGGAGAGGATTAA
- a CDS encoding TatD family hydrolase, whose protein sequence is MLSLCDTHTHLAFNHFDHDRDNILKQLEDGYLKFLIEVGTTLEDSKRAIELASRSEKIFVAVGVHPHESSGVTDGYLNELKKLAKKSTVVAIGEVGLDYFRDLSPREIQQKVFYEQLLLAQELDMPVVIHIRDAYNEAYEILKKFSGKLRGVIHAFSGTLEDALRFTELGFKLGIGGPITYPKNNKFREIVKILPIETLIPETDCPYLPPQPYRGKRNEPAYVRFVIEKISELKDLPVRTCADILCANAASLFSLDV, encoded by the coding sequence ATGCTTAGTCTGTGCGATACACATACACATTTGGCATTCAATCATTTCGATCACGACAGAGACAACATCTTGAAGCAACTTGAAGATGGCTATCTGAAGTTTCTAATAGAAGTCGGGACAACATTAGAAGATTCAAAAAGGGCCATCGAACTAGCTTCTCGGTCAGAAAAAATCTTTGTTGCTGTGGGTGTACATCCTCATGAGAGTTCAGGAGTTACAGATGGTTATCTCAATGAACTCAAAAAGCTTGCTAAAAAAAGTACTGTTGTAGCTATCGGTGAAGTTGGACTCGATTATTTCAGAGACTTATCGCCAAGAGAAATTCAACAAAAGGTCTTTTATGAACAGCTTTTGCTCGCTCAAGAACTTGATATGCCAGTAGTCATCCACATCAGAGACGCATACAATGAAGCCTATGAAATCTTGAAGAAGTTTAGCGGGAAACTCAGGGGCGTTATCCATGCGTTTTCAGGCACACTGGAAGACGCGCTTAGGTTCACAGAACTTGGATTTAAACTCGGTATTGGAGGTCCAATAACCTATCCAAAAAACAACAAATTCAGAGAGATTGTAAAAATACTACCGATAGAGACGCTTATACCAGAAACGGATTGTCCGTATCTTCCACCGCAGCCATACAGGGGAAAGAGGAATGAACCGGCTTACGTTCGTTTCGTTATTGAAAAAATTTCCGAACTGAAGGATCTGCCTGTTAGAACTTGTGCCGATATCCTTTGCGCAAATGCGGCTAGCCTTTTCAGCCTGGATGTTTAG
- the ychF gene encoding redox-regulated ATPase YchF has product MEIGIFGLPMSGKSTIFSLLTGTSLEERVHKSEAYTGVAKIHDERVERLSEIFNPRKMIYATLSFVDIPGFDLSANRKEKNRVFQFIQNSDALLAVVRAFEDPSVPWPVGAETPTKQLELIKSELLLRDLEVVENRLNRLEENSKKKKLTPEELKEKEILQRVIEVLEEEQFVSRAELSEEELKLLGSLSLFTAKPIIVVANLDESQFSAGDYSDREKLIESCKSEGFAYIELSGKIEQELNALQPEDRELFMEELGIEESGIQRLSQVVYAHVGLISFLTVGEDEVRAWTVHRGATALDCAAKIHTDLAKKFIKAEVISYEDFMLAGSMHEAKTKGLLRLVGKDERINDGDIVHIRANA; this is encoded by the coding sequence ATGGAAATTGGTATTTTTGGATTACCCATGAGCGGGAAAAGCACCATTTTTTCATTGTTGACAGGTACTTCTTTAGAGGAACGTGTTCATAAGAGCGAAGCCTATACAGGCGTTGCTAAGATACATGATGAAAGGGTAGAACGACTGTCGGAGATATTCAATCCTAGGAAAATGATCTATGCAACCCTCTCTTTTGTTGATATACCGGGGTTTGATCTTTCAGCCAACCGTAAAGAAAAGAATCGAGTATTCCAGTTTATACAGAATTCTGATGCTCTTCTCGCAGTGGTAAGAGCGTTTGAAGATCCCTCAGTACCCTGGCCAGTAGGTGCTGAGACACCTACAAAGCAGCTCGAACTGATAAAATCTGAATTGCTTCTGAGAGATCTCGAAGTCGTAGAAAATAGGCTCAACAGGCTCGAAGAGAACTCAAAAAAGAAAAAGCTCACACCTGAAGAATTGAAGGAAAAAGAGATACTCCAGAGAGTCATTGAAGTCCTCGAAGAAGAACAATTCGTATCGCGGGCGGAGCTCTCGGAGGAGGAATTAAAGCTCCTGGGTTCTCTATCATTGTTCACGGCGAAACCCATAATAGTTGTTGCTAATCTCGATGAATCCCAGTTTTCTGCCGGTGATTACTCTGACAGGGAGAAATTAATAGAATCCTGCAAATCCGAAGGATTTGCTTACATAGAACTGTCTGGAAAAATTGAACAAGAACTCAACGCCCTTCAACCAGAAGACAGGGAACTCTTTATGGAAGAGCTTGGTATTGAAGAGAGTGGCATACAACGACTTTCCCAAGTGGTGTATGCTCATGTTGGGTTGATCTCTTTTTTGACGGTGGGTGAAGACGAAGTGAGGGCTTGGACTGTTCACAGGGGAGCCACAGCCCTGGATTGCGCAGCGAAAATCCACACTGATCTCGCAAAGAAATTTATAAAGGCTGAAGTGATCTCCTACGAAGATTTCATGCTAGCCGGGAGCATGCACGAAGCCAAGACCAAAGGTTTGTTACGGCTCGTTGGAAAGGATGAGAGAATAAATGACGGTGACATCGTACATATCAGAGCAAATGCTTAG
- the nadE gene encoding NAD(+) synthase encodes MEKIVEFIRKTIDKYDYKGAVVGISGGVDSAVTASLCVKALGKERVLALLLPERDSSPDSLKLGVGFCNWLGISYQIVKITPILRVLGVYKLQPPAFLIPYSIKKQYALKKWEVQGGAKVFINDLKNTGDDEMRRGMAYYRAKHRVRMCVLYLEAEKKGFAVVGTTNRTEYLTGFYVKWGDDATDIEPLLHLYKTEVFELAEKLGIPEKIVKRPPSPDLIPGLTDEAAMGISYTELDRILKKFETGASLEDEPQDKVSKVKALLEAAKYRNVRMLSLERGGSA; translated from the coding sequence ATGGAAAAAATCGTTGAGTTCATACGGAAAACAATAGACAAATACGATTACAAAGGTGCTGTGGTTGGCATTAGCGGAGGCGTTGATTCGGCAGTCACCGCTAGTCTATGCGTTAAAGCCCTGGGCAAGGAAAGGGTTTTAGCTCTGTTATTGCCTGAAAGGGATTCTTCGCCGGACAGTTTAAAGCTCGGAGTTGGTTTTTGTAACTGGTTGGGGATTTCCTACCAAATTGTTAAGATCACTCCAATCCTTAGAGTCCTGGGTGTATACAAATTGCAACCGCCAGCTTTCTTAATCCCATACAGTATCAAAAAACAGTACGCTCTAAAGAAGTGGGAAGTTCAGGGAGGTGCAAAGGTTTTTATAAACGACCTGAAGAACACAGGCGATGACGAAATGAGAAGGGGCATGGCCTATTATCGGGCCAAACACAGGGTCAGGATGTGTGTTCTCTATCTGGAAGCGGAGAAAAAAGGGTTCGCTGTTGTTGGAACCACGAATAGAACAGAATATTTGACAGGTTTTTATGTTAAATGGGGAGATGATGCCACCGACATTGAACCTCTTCTTCACCTTTATAAAACCGAGGTCTTCGAACTGGCAGAAAAACTGGGGATACCAGAAAAAATTGTTAAAAGGCCCCCTTCTCCCGACTTGATTCCGGGCCTCACTGATGAAGCAGCTATGGGGATTAGCTATACCGAACTCGATAGGATTTTGAAGAAGTTCGAAACCGGCGCTTCCCTTGAAGATGAACCCCAGGACAAAGTCAGTAAAGTAAAGGCGCTTCTGGAAGCGGCGAAATACAGAAATGTGAGAATGCTTTCACTGGAAAGGGGCGGTTCTGCTTGA